In the Salvia hispanica cultivar TCC Black 2014 unplaced genomic scaffold, UniMelb_Shisp_WGS_1.0 HiC_scaffold_617, whole genome shotgun sequence genome, one interval contains:
- the LOC125199667 gene encoding COBW domain-containing protein 1-like yields the protein MVCESLFQLEKPHRRNPTEAKMEPYDDEEPPMAIAIDDIVEDKTPLPSLVEQRDNLQPDLPEAQPVGVTVITGYLGAGKSTLVSSILNGQHGKKIAVILNEFGEEIGVERAMINEGEGGALVEEWVELANGCICCTVKHSLVQALEQLIERKERLDHILLETTGLANPAPLASVLWLDDQLESDVRLDSIITVVDAKNLRYQLEANHNSSSFPEAYNQIAFADVVILNKVDLVSSDDSGVALEGLEKDIHNINSLATIIRSVRCQVDLSMILDRRAYDATHATHLEALLRENQNLSTSDLHDSGVRTLCISEPKELHLEKARVWIEELLWDKKYGMDVYRCKGVLNIANSDQLHTLQAVREVYEIVPTRNWRNEDDRVNKIVFIGRSLNEEILVNTIKAALCNP from the exons ATGGTATGCGAATCACTCTTTCAGCTGGAAAAACCTCACAGGAGAAACCCGACCGAAGCGAAAATGGAACCCTACGACGACGAAGAACCGCCGATGGCCATCGCAATCGACGACATCGTTGAAGATAAGACTCCGCTGCCTTCACTCGTCGAGCAGCGTGATAATCTACAGCCAGATCTTCCAGAAGCTCAGCCGGTTGGCGTCACCGTCATCACAGGATATCTCGGTGCAGGGAAATCGACG TTGGTGAGTTCTATATTGAATGGACAACATGGGAAGAAAATAGCTGTAATATTGAATGAGTTTGGGGAAGAGATAGGAGTGGAGAGAGCAATGATTAATGAAGGAGAAGGTGGAGCATTAGTGGAGGAGTGGGTTGAACTTGCGAATGGATGCATATGTTGTACTGTTAAGCACAGCTTGGTTCAGGCACTGGAGCAACTTATAGAGAGGAAAGAAAG GCTTGATCATATACTACTTGAGACTACAGGGCTGGCAAACCCTGCACCTCTGGCATCTGTGCTCTGGTTGGATGATCAACTGGAGTCAGATGTCAGGCTCGATTCTATTATCACT GTTGTAGATGCTAAAAACCTCCGTTATCAGCTTGAAGCAAATCACAACTCATCGTCATTTCCTGAAGCTTACAATCAAATAGCATTTGCG GATGTTGTGATTCTTAATAAGGTTGATCTAGTGTCATCTGATGATTCCGGAGTAGCTCTTGAAGGTCTTGAAAAGGACATTCATAACATTAATTCCCTTGCTACTATTATCCGTTCTGTTCGCTGCCAAGTTGACTTGTCCATGATACTGGACCGCCGAGCATATGACGCCACA CATGCCACTCATTTGGAAGCACTATTGAGAGAGAATCAAAATCTATCTACTAGTGATCTTCACGACAGTGGTGTTAGAACCTTGTGCATTTCTGAGCCTAAGGAACTACATCTAGAGAAG GCCAGGGTGTGGATAGAGGAGCTCCTTTGGGACAAAAAATATGGAATGGACGTTTATCGATGCAAAGGGGTTTTGAATATTGCAAATTCAGATCAGCTGCATACCCTACAG GCTGTGAGGGAAGTATATGAGATTGTTCCAACTCGAAACTGGAGAAATGAAGATGACAGAGTGaacaaaattgtttttatag gtcGATCTTTAAATGAAGAGATTCTAGTTAATACCATCAAAGCTGCTCTCTGTAATCCGTAG
- the LOC125199671 gene encoding probable methyltransferase PMT5 has translation MLKTRQKLEMRTSSHNNLPFVMSQRPQINWLMLCVITVFGLIALSRSYLYGKFDSATASARPNIYSSYRRLRAQAVNNYLELRNLGANRVNDYGPCGKEMENGVPCYNVSANLLAGFKDGEEFDRHCEVLRNTQHCLTRSPKDYKIPLTWPGGRDVIWSGNVKLSKDQFLSSGSKMKRLMLLEENQIAFHSNDGMTADDVRDYSNQIAKMIGLGSDNEFHQAGVRNVLDIGCGFGSFGAHLLSLKLMAVCMAAYESTGSQVQLALERGLPAIIGNFFSRQLPFPSLSYDMVHCAQCGIFWDDKDGMFLIEVDRVLKPGGYLVLTSPRSRGRRSSPGSKRGSASSPFEQFIKTLCWNLLSEQDGTFIWQKTTDSHCYASIKDLFPLCEREDGLSYYKPLVKCISGTTSKHWTPIQNRSSASLDFQIHGIHPQEFSQDLEFWRSSLRNYWPLLSPLIFSDHPKRPSDEDPVPPHNMVRNVMDMNANYGGLNAALLEGGHSVWVMNVVPMGESSTLPFILDQGFAGVVHNWCEPFPTYSRTYDMLHAKGLLSHLASDKCSITDLIFDMDRILRPEGWVVISDKIDLIEKARTVAARLHWEARVIDVDNGTDQRLLLCQKPFFTN, from the exons ATGTTGAAGACAAGGCAGAAATTGGAGATGAGAACTTCTTCGCACAATAACCTACCATTTGTTATGAGCCAGAGACCGCAGATTAACTGGTTAATGTTGTGTGTAATCACCGTCTTTGGCTTGATTGCCCTCTCCAGATCTTATTTGTATGGTAAATTTGATTCTGCTACTGCCTCAGCGAGACCTAATATTTATTCAAGTTATAGAAGGTTGAGAGCACAAGCAGTGAATAATTATTTGGAGTTGAGAAATTTGGGAGCTAATCGTGTGAATGACTACGGTCCGTGTGGGAAGGAAATGGAGAATGGTGTTCCTTGCTACAATGTATCTGCCAATTTGCTAGCTGGTTTCAAAGATGGCGAGGAGTTTGATCGTCATTGTGAAGTATTGAGAAACACGCAGCATTGTCTGACTCGTTCGCCTAAGGATTATAAGATCCCATTGACCTGGCCTGGTGGTAGAGATGTTATATGGAGCGGAAATGTGAAGCTGAGCAAGGATCAGTTCCTTTCGTCTGGAAGCAAGATGAAAAG ACTTATGTTGCTAGAAGAGAACCAAATTGCTTTTCATTCAAATGATGGAATGACTGCTGATGATGTCAGAGATTATTCTAACCAGATTGCCAAGATGATAGGACTGGGGAGTGACAATGAGTTTCATCAAGCTGGT GTGCGCAATGTTTTAGACATTGGCTGTGGGTTTGGTAGCTTTGGTGCGCATCTGCTTTCACTTAAATTGATGGCTGTTTGTATGGCGGCATATGAATCAACTGGAAGCCAAGTTCAGCTAGCTCTCGAGAGAGGTCTCCCAGCAATTATTGGCAACTTCTTCTCGAGACAGCTACCTTTTCCGTCTTTATCATATGATATGGTTCACTGTGCCCAGTGTGGCATTTTCTGGGATGACAAAG ATGGCATGTTTCTTATTGAAGTTGACAGAGTACTTAAGCCTGGAGGCTACCTTGTTTTGACCTCGCCTCGGAGCAGAGGACGCAGAAGTTCTCCGGGCTCCAAAAGGGGAAGTGCTTCAAGTCCTTTTGAACAATTCATCAAAACGCTTTGTTGGAATCTTTTGTCTGAGCAAGACGGGACTTTCATCTGGCAGAAAACTACAGATTCTCATTGCTATGCTTCCAT CAAGGATCTTTTCCCTCTATGTGAGAGAGAGGATGGCCTATCATACTACAAACCACTTGTGAAATGCATAAGTGGAACCACCAGCAAACATTGGACACCAATTCAGAACAGATCTTCTGCTTCTCTGGACTTTCAAATCCATG GAATTCATCCTCAAGAATTTTCTCAAGATCTGGAGTTCTGGAGATCCTCTCTGAGAAACTACTGGCCATTGCTATCTCCTTTGATCTTCTCAGACCACCCCAAGAGGCCCAGTGATGAAGACCCGGTCCCGCCTCACAACATGGTCCGGAATGTGATGGACATGAACGCGAACTACGGAGGCTTGAACGCTGCCCTACTGGAAGGTGGGCACTCAGTGTGGGTGATGAATGTTGTTCCTATGGGTGAAAGCAGCACCCTCCCTTTCATTCTTGATCAAGGCTTTGCAGGTGTTGTACATAACTG GTGTGAACCTTTCCCTACATATTCTCGGACATACGATATGCTTCATGCAAAGGGTCTGTTATCCCACCTGGCTTCAGATAAGTGCAGCATTACCGATCTGATCTTCGACATGGATCGAATTCTCCGGCCTGAG GGGTGGGTTGTCATTTCCGACAAGATCGATCTGATAGAGAAGGCAAGAACTGTTGCTGCTCGTCTTCACTGGGAAGCAAGGGTTATCGACGTAGATAACGGGACCGACCAGCGCCTACTCCTCTGCCAAAAACCATTCTTCACAAACTGA